A stretch of the Ornithodoros turicata isolate Travis chromosome 4, ASM3712646v1, whole genome shotgun sequence genome encodes the following:
- the LOC135390490 gene encoding uncharacterized protein K02A2.6-like codes for MKMLSRQNVWWPGLDTDVENVVRNCHVCQCVQNSAPLPPLQPWPSSTRVFQRVHLDFAQKDGTYFLIVVDDYSKWMEVIMMPTTTAQRTVEELRTIFAQFGLPEEAVTGNGPQFVSEEFRNFMGENGVIHTTTPPYHAASNGLAERAVQTLKKSLLKQLEEDKSDNKKRSMQLKLSNFLFQYRTTPHATTEKTPAELFLGRLPRTRLSLLKPGYDHARRAKQNRMKMYADKRRSRPRTFQVGSLIWVKNVRGEDVNWSPGKVISEVTFLVRVLGKVRFVHSDHLRSRTGAVAGSDDSSQQQSAETSESSDNEYFDVPETSRIPSGDSSSVESVPDEELRRSKRVARPPDRLTYEALGEPM; via the coding sequence ATGAAGATGTTGAGTAGACAAAACGTATGGTGGCCTGGTTTGGATACCGACGTTGAAAATGTTGTTCGTAACTGTCATGTGTGCCAGTGCGTTCAGAACAGTGCGCCCCTTCCACCATTACAGCCGTGGCCGTCTTCGACCCGAGTATTTCAGAGAGTGCATCTAGACTTCGCTCAAAAAGATGGGACGTATTTCTTGATTGTCGTTGATGACTATTCCAAATGGATGGAGGTGATCATGATGCCTACGACAACAGCTCAGAGGACAGTCGAAGAACTGCGAACCATTTTTGCCCAATTTGGATTGCCAGAAGAAGCTGTAACGGGCAATGGTCCCCAATTCGTGTCCGAAGAATTTCGTAACTTCATGGGAGAGAATGGCGTCATCCACACGACAACACCGCCATACCACGCTGCTTCGAACGGACTTGCGGAGCGCGCGGTCCAAACACTGAAGAAATCTCTTCTAAAGCAGCTGGAAGAAGACAAAAGCGATAACAAGAAAAGAAGCATGCAGCTTAAACTTTCGAATTTTCTGTTTCAGTATCGCACGACACCTCATGCAACGACCGAGAAGACGCCTGCTGAACTCTTCTTGGGACGGCTGCCCAGGACCCGTCTCTCTCTACTGAAGCCTGGCTACGACCATGCACGTCGTGCAAAGCAAAACCGGATGAAAATGTACGCAGATAAACGACGCTCTCGCCCACGAACGTTCCAGGTTGGAAGTCTCATCTGGGTTAAGAATGTCAGGGGAGAGGATGTTAATTGGTCACCAGGAAAAGTGATCAGTGAGGTAACTTTCTTGGTACGTGTTCTCGGAAAGGTTCGCTTTGTGCACAGTGACCATCTCAGGTCAAGGACTGGAGCTGTTGCAGGTTCGGACGACAGTTCCCAGCAGCAATCGGCGGAGACTTCAGAATCTTCTGACAACGAATACTTTGATGTGCCAGAGACTTCGCGAATACCCAGTGGGGACAGTTCTAGTGTCGAAAGTGTTCCCGACGAGGAACTTAGGCGAAGTAAAAGAGTGGCAAGGCCACCTGACAGGCTTACGTACGAAGCGCTTGGAGAACCTATGTAA